One genomic window of Syngnathus acus chromosome 11, fSynAcu1.2, whole genome shotgun sequence includes the following:
- the btd gene encoding biotinidase: protein MLLDVALWVALAFTWGFDQTEAVTSDSTYVAAVYEHRVIFNPDPHTPLSRLDALHHMRKNLAVYEEQAALAARQGAQIIVFPEDGLQGFNFSRSSISSYLETIPDPQEETWNPCTEPGRFNNTEIQQQLSCMARRHNLYVVANMADLQPCPLQTDPASSCPTNGRWQFNTNVVFRSDGLLVARYHKRNLYFEEAFDTPPRPEIISFETPFAGRFGLITCFDILFYEPKVPLLERGVRQLIFPTAWMNQLPLLDTIQFQQAFSLGAQVTLLAANIRSDRLIMTGSGIYTPFAATSHHAQSGDPEEGRLLVARIPVLGAHSECGQVKETAVDSGFCHHDDCPLSMPHSSTFTSTMMHDPFKFALLNGTEGNLKVCDGAFCCRLQFQRSPQSDSDELYALGAFAGTHTVNGRYAVQVCAVVRCAGSEASSCGQEVEEAETKLDFVLVGEFGTKYVYPSVLVSRYVLEQPERVERSTDGKVTMKHLNTDGGLVTACLYGRVYQLDNQ, encoded by the exons ATGTTACTGGACGTGGCTCTTTGGGTTGCTTTGGCGTTCACGTGGGGCTTCGATCAAACCGAGGCTGTTACTTCGGACTCTACATACGTCGCTGCTGTCTACGAACACCGCGTGATTTTTAACCCGGACCCCCATACCCCACTATCTCGGCTGGATGCTCTTCATCACATGCGCAAGAATTTGGCCGTATACGAGGAGCAAGCCGCTCTGGCTGCCCGGCAG GGCGCCCAGATCATTGTCTTTCCAGAGGATGGTCTTCAAGGTTTCAACTTTAGCCGTTCATCAATTTCCAGCTACCTAGAGACCATTCCTGACCCCCAAGAGGAGACGTGGAACCCGTGCACGGAACCAGGAAGGTTTAATAATACAGAG ATTCAGCAGCAGTTGAGCTGCATGGCTCGCCGCCACAACCTTTACGTGGTGGCCAACATGGCTGACTTGCAACCGTGCCCCCTCCAGACAGACCCTGCGTCTTCTTGTCCCACAAATGGACGCTGGCAATTCAACACCAATGTGGTTTTCAG GTCTGACGGACTGCTGGTGGCACGTTACCATAAGCGAAATCTTTATTTTGAGGAAGCTTTTGACACACCGCCACGGCCTGAGATCATCAGTTTTGAGACCCCCTTTGCTGGGAGGTTTGGCCTCATCACCTGCTTTGACATCCTCTTCTATGAGCCCAAAGTCCCTCTGCTGGAGAGG GGTGTGCGTCAGCTGATCTTCCCCACAGCCTGGATGAACCAGCTGCCTCTCTTGGACACCATCCAGTTTCAGCAGGCGTTCAGCCTGGGCGCTCAGGTCACACTGCTCGCCGCCAACATTCGCAGTGACCGCCTCATCATGACAGGAAGTGGCATCTACACTCCTTTTGCAGCCACCTCTCACCACGCGCAGAGCGGAGACCCTGAGGAGGGCCGCCTGCTGGTGGCCAGAATCCCCGTGTTGGGTGCCCACTCAGAATGCGGCCAAGTCAAGGAGACAGCCGTAGATTCAGGCTTCTGTCACCATGACGACTGTCCTCTCTCTATGCCCCATTCATCCACCTTCACCTCCACCATGATGCATGATCCATTTAAATTTGCCCTCCTTAATGGCACAGAAGGCAACCTGAAGGTGTGTGACGGAGCTTTTTGTTGCCGCCTGCAGTTCCAGCGTTCTCCACAAAGTGACAGTGATGAACTCTACGCACTGGGAGCTTTTGCTGGAACGCACACTGTCAACGGACGATATGCTGTACAG GTATGCGCGGTGGTCCGTTGTGCTGGGTCTGAAGCCAGCTCCTGCGGACAAGAAGTGGAAGAGGCGGAGACAAAATTAGACTTTGTTCTGGTGGGAGAATTCGGGACCAAATATGTGTACCCATCAGTGCTGGTGAGCCGTTACGTCCTGGAGCAACCAGAACGTGTCGAGAGAAGCACAGATGGAAAAGTGACcatgaaacatttgaacaCGGACGGAGGGCTGGTCACTGCATGCTTGTACGGACGCGTCTATCAACTGGATAACCAATGA